One window of Rubrivirga sp. SAORIC476 genomic DNA carries:
- a CDS encoding serine/threonine-protein kinase has product MPAPPDRRQQVDAVFAEAVDLPPGDRAAFLARACPDAGMRAEVEAMLAADAQADAFFADAALHLADVAEELTARPPERAGPWRLGRLLGRGGMGEVYRAERADADAPGGFAQQAAVKLVQPGLAPGLVARFHAERRILAGLDHPGIARLLDGGTASDGRPYLAMDLVEGEPITTYCDRHRLGVDARLALFEAVCDAVAYAHRRLVVHRDLKPANVLVSNTPDGPRVTLLDFGVARLLDDERDATRTVLHALTPEYAAPEQLRGDLPTTATDVYALGVLLYELLAGQRPFRLPSRLAAEAARVVLDERPTDPSVAVRQTTVSPKGHPPATTPDAIAEARATRPDRLHRRLRGDLDRIAQVALRKEPARRYASAEALGRDVRRHLEGLPVEARPASVAYRVGRFVRRHRGAVAAAVLGVLGLAGWAATATAQRARIATERDRAERFADVLETLFTEANPYADDADRLTAATPLGDALHASARRVEADLAADPEARFRLLASIGGSLAGIGADSLAADVFATNRRLATAAFGPDDARTIRALRDEGAHLGETADTPADRARADTLLRRALMRSERVHGATARETGEAAIDLATFVKDEGEIEDAERLAARGVSIARRHRPEADLATALMIHALILGQRGDAAAAWEAAREAAEIARAERPDDSANLISVLANAATAAEAAGAPEQALALEREAAALAHDRLGPSHPTTLTVRANLATTLAGLDRYAEAEAEHRAVLDQRLARDGPLSVEAAISFNQLAGVLRRARRLDQASATYGRAATAFEASLPDTHPYRAIPYVALASVDADRGRFADAERHARAALRLAARSFPEDDPIHGHARARLGRSLIGQGRRAEGVRELDAGLAHLRSTLPADDEGLAEAEGWRRAGR; this is encoded by the coding sequence ATGCCCGCGCCCCCGGACCGCCGCCAGCAGGTCGATGCGGTGTTTGCCGAGGCCGTCGACCTGCCGCCGGGCGACCGGGCGGCCTTCCTCGCCCGCGCCTGCCCGGATGCCGGGATGCGCGCCGAGGTGGAGGCCATGCTGGCCGCCGACGCCCAGGCCGACGCCTTCTTCGCCGATGCCGCCCTCCACCTCGCCGACGTCGCCGAGGAACTCACCGCGCGTCCGCCCGAGCGGGCCGGGCCGTGGCGCCTCGGTCGTCTGCTGGGCCGCGGCGGGATGGGCGAGGTCTACCGCGCCGAGCGCGCCGACGCGGACGCCCCCGGCGGCTTCGCGCAGCAGGCGGCCGTCAAGCTGGTGCAGCCCGGGCTCGCGCCGGGGCTCGTGGCTCGCTTCCACGCCGAACGGCGCATCCTGGCCGGGCTCGACCACCCCGGCATCGCCCGGTTGCTGGACGGAGGGACCGCCAGCGACGGGCGGCCGTACCTCGCGATGGACCTCGTGGAGGGGGAGCCGATCACGACCTACTGCGACCGCCACCGCCTCGGCGTGGACGCGCGGCTGGCGCTGTTCGAAGCCGTGTGCGACGCCGTCGCCTACGCCCACCGGCGGCTGGTCGTCCACCGGGACCTGAAGCCGGCCAACGTGCTCGTCTCCAACACGCCGGACGGCCCGCGTGTGACGCTGCTCGACTTCGGCGTCGCTCGCCTGCTGGACGATGAGCGCGACGCGACGCGGACGGTCCTGCACGCGCTCACTCCGGAATACGCCGCCCCCGAGCAACTCCGCGGCGACCTCCCGACGACAGCCACCGACGTGTATGCGCTCGGCGTGCTCCTCTACGAACTGCTCGCCGGGCAGCGACCCTTCCGGCTCCCGTCCCGTCTCGCCGCCGAGGCGGCGCGGGTCGTGCTGGACGAGCGGCCGACCGACCCCAGCGTGGCCGTCCGCCAGACGACCGTGTCGCCGAAGGGACACCCCCCGGCGACCACGCCCGACGCCATCGCGGAGGCTCGGGCGACGCGTCCGGACCGGCTCCACCGGCGCCTCCGTGGCGACCTCGACCGGATCGCTCAGGTCGCGCTCCGCAAGGAGCCCGCGCGGCGGTATGCGTCGGCCGAGGCCCTCGGGCGCGATGTGCGGCGCCACCTGGAGGGGCTGCCGGTGGAGGCCCGGCCGGCGTCGGTCGCGTACCGGGTCGGGCGGTTCGTGCGTCGCCACCGCGGGGCCGTGGCGGCGGCGGTGCTGGGCGTGCTGGGACTCGCCGGGTGGGCCGCCACGGCGACGGCCCAGCGGGCGCGCATCGCCACCGAGCGGGACCGCGCCGAGCGGTTCGCGGACGTGCTGGAGACGCTCTTCACCGAGGCCAACCCCTACGCCGACGACGCCGACCGACTCACCGCGGCGACGCCGCTCGGGGACGCCCTCCACGCCTCTGCCCGACGCGTCGAGGCGGACCTCGCCGCCGACCCCGAGGCGCGGTTCCGCCTCCTGGCCTCCATCGGGGGCTCGCTGGCGGGCATCGGCGCGGACTCGCTCGCGGCGGACGTCTTCGCGACCAACCGCCGCCTCGCCACCGCCGCCTTCGGCCCCGACGACGCGCGGACCATCCGGGCGCTGCGCGACGAGGGCGCCCACCTCGGGGAGACCGCCGACACACCCGCCGACCGGGCACGCGCCGACACGCTCCTGCGCCGCGCGCTAATGCGCTCCGAGCGAGTCCACGGCGCGACGGCCCGGGAGACCGGCGAGGCGGCCATCGACCTGGCGACGTTCGTGAAGGACGAGGGAGAGATCGAGGACGCCGAGCGACTCGCAGCCCGCGGGGTGTCCATCGCCCGGCGCCACCGGCCCGAGGCGGACCTGGCGACGGCGCTCATGATCCACGCGCTCATCCTCGGCCAGCGTGGGGACGCCGCCGCGGCCTGGGAGGCGGCCCGGGAGGCGGCCGAGATCGCCCGCGCCGAGCGCCCCGACGACAGCGCGAACCTGATCTCGGTGCTGGCGAACGCGGCTACCGCGGCCGAGGCGGCCGGAGCCCCCGAGCAGGCGCTCGCGCTCGAACGGGAGGCGGCAGCGCTCGCCCACGACCGGCTCGGGCCCAGCCACCCGACCACCCTCACCGTCCGCGCAAACCTCGCGACGACGCTCGCGGGCCTCGACCGCTACGCCGAGGCGGAGGCGGAGCACCGGGCCGTCCTCGACCAGCGGCTCGCCCGGGACGGGCCGCTCAGCGTCGAGGCGGCGATCTCGTTTAACCAGCTGGCGGGCGTGCTGCGGCGGGCGAGACGGCTGGACCAGGCCTCCGCCACGTACGGCCGTGCCGCGACCGCCTTCGAGGCGTCGCTCCCCGACACCCACCCGTACCGCGCCATCCCTTACGTCGCGCTGGCGTCCGTCGACGCCGACCGCGGGCGCTTCGCCGACGCCGAGCGCCACGCCCGAGCCGCCCTCCGGCTCGCTGCCCGGTCCTTCCCGGAGGACGACCCCATCCACGGGCACGCGCGGGCGCGGCTGGGGCGCTCGCTCATCGGCCAGGGACGCCGGGCCGAGGGCGTCCGCGAACTGGACGCCGGGCTGGCACACCTCCGCTCGACCCTCCCCGCCGAC